The DNA window CACCCAATATTATCCTGGATGATGCTGATCTTGAACAGGCGATTCCACAGGCGGTATTCGGGGCTTACATGAATAGCGGACAGGCCTGTATCGCACCTACACGTTTGCTCGTGCCCAAAGCAAAACTGGAAGCAGTAAATCAGATAGCTAAGGCCGCTGCAGCACAGGTAGTAGTAGGCGATCCTGGTAATGAAACCACCAATGTAGGTCCGATGGTGTCCGAAAAACAGTTCGAACGGGTGCAAAGCTATATCCAGGTTGGTTTGAACGAAGGGGCAACCCTGCTGGCAGGCGGCATGGGTAAACCGGAAGGTCTTGAAAACGGGAATTTCGTTAAAGCAACCATCTTTACCAATGTCCGGAACGATATGCGTATTGCGCAGGAAGAAATTTTCGGTCCGGTGTTGTCTATTATTCCATACGAAAATGAGGAGGATGCCATTGCTATTGCCAATGATACCACTTATGGGTTGGCGGCCTATATTACTTCTGCAGACCAGGACCGGGCGCTGCATGTCGCTTCCCGGATCGATGCCGGAAGGGTTTGCATCAATGGATTCAAACATGACCCTATGGCGCCGTTTGGCGGTTTCAAACAGTCCGGACTAGGAAGAGAGTTTGGCGCGTATGGATTGGAAGAATACCTGGAACCCAAATCTATCCTGATATAAGCGGCAAGTTAAAAAGTTTTATATTTTTGAACATTGCCTGGGTTCTCACTTGGGCAATGTTTTTATAAGATCAGCAAATTGTATGACTGAAAATAATAACTATATCAACTATTCCTGTCACCTTACCGCGTTTAGGGAGGGTGAGCAGTTTGTTTTACATCACAGTTTGCTGATGATTATTTCGGGAGAAATGGAACTGAATGATGGAACCGAACGAAGAGTGTTGGGAAAAGGGGATGTATGTCTTGTGAGAAAAAATCACCTGCTGAAGTTTGTAAAGAATCCAACGGAAAATGAAGAATTCAAATCCTTGTCCATGCAGTTTGATGAAGAATTACTCAAACAGGTCAGTGCACAGGAAGGGTTTCAGCTGGAAGAAAAACTAAAAACGCCGGCATTTATAGATCTGTCTGGAGTGCAGCACCTGCGCTATTTTATGGAATCACTGCTGCAATATCAGGAGCTATTGGAAAACAAGGCCCCCCAATTGCTGGAACTAAAACAGCGGGAGGCGCTTATGTTATTGTTTGTTCATCGCCAGGATTTAAAAAGCGTATTGTTTGATTTTTCGGAGCCGCATAAAATTAATCTCGAAGAATTTATGCAGAAGAATTATCACTTCAATGTGAGGCTGGAACGTTTTGCCTATCTTACCGGTCGTAGCCTGGCCACTTTTAAACGGGATTTTCAGAAGATATTTCAGGCATCACCCCGCAGCTGGCTGCAGCAACGCCGTTTGCAGGAAGCCTATTTCCTGATCACTCAAAAACGACAACGCCCTAATGATATCTATCTGGATCTGGGCTTCGAGGATTTATCGCATTTTTCTTTTGCCTTCAAGAAACTGTTCGGCCAGTCACCTTCAGAATTATTAAAAGCGTGAACAACGTTAAATTGTAGGAGTGTCTGAATTATCATGATAAGTATAGATCTCTCCTGGTATACTAACCATTGTTATGGTCATGATTTCATCTAAGTAAATACTGCCATTTTCTGCTGTAAGGAAAAGTATCGAAGGGAAAGCTAGTTGGTTCCCGGGTAAAAAACGGTAATAAAGAGGTGTGGCACTATTTACTTTTTCTTTTTTCCTTTGATGTTATAAACAATCAATAGCACACTGCTATTGATTGTTTTCTTTAGAAGAATACATATTAAGCTTTTATTTTTCTAAAGATACAATGTGTTTGTTGTTTCTATTTCTAACTATTTTAAGCATCGTGTATATAAAAGCGAAATGTTGTTTCCTTTCGTCTAAGAGTTTTGGTCATTTCATATTTATTTGCTTATTTTACCCGTACAAATTTTTTAATGCAGTGAACTGATGTCACTTTGAGAGGATTCCAGAAGAGATGTTCCTATGAAACCAGACTATGCTATGCTCACTTAACATGTAATATGTCAGTTTCCCAAATGAAACGGTTTTTGTTTGTGAGATAACGAAAGTGCAGTGATTGTCTGTAATTCATTAATACCCTTTTTAAGTGATGGTTTGTTATTAATTATACACCTAAACTGGTTGGACCACCAGAATAAATAAGCGTTTCTTTTTGTTGCCAACAATACCCCCCTGATTGGCATTCCTATTATTAGTGTAGCGTATTTAGATTGCCCGATTCCATTAGTGAAAAAAAAGTACCTCTTTTAAAGAACCCTTATTAATTTATGAAACCACTCAAAATACAAGGAAACCATTTGTAAGTACCGTTTATGAAATCAACCGGAAGAAACTCCGGAGCTATTTGTACTGTTTTAAAATAGCACGCTTTACCCACTTCCATTTATGATCCGCACATTGACTGTACTCCGGTACAGGTGATGCGTGTAGCATTTTGTCCAAAAATATCCGCACTGAATACAAACCTGGCTAACACTGCTAGTTAACCGGAATTGCTTTGCTATGCATAAAAATGACCCTGCATATGCAATGCCGCTGTTTGTATAATAATATAAATGTAACGCATATACGAAAATAAATTGAATCAATATACCGGTAACCCCCGTATGGTTAATCCCGGTATCGATAGTAAATAAAATAGCCTGTATATATGACAAATGTATCGTTCCCTCAGACAACGCTATCAGCACTACTGATAGCACAAAAAGATAACCTGGATAAAGGAATTACCTTTATTTCAGGCGCCAGTAAAGAAGAATTCCTGTCTTATCACCAGCTTTATGTCAGTGCCAGATCATTGCTGGCTTACCTCCAGGAGAAGGGTGTGAAGCCCGGAAATGAAGTGGTCTTACAGATAGAAGACAACAAAACATTTATACAGTTTTTCTGGGCATGTATCCTGGGAGGGATAATACCTGTGCCGGTAGCTGTTACTTATCAGGGTGAAAATGCCCAAAAATTGTTCAGGATATGGCAACTGCTCCATCATCCTTATCTGCTTACCAGCAGGGCATCCTACGAAAAGATGCATCAGAAAAAATCTCCTGATGAAATACCTTTCGCTGACAGCACTTTGTTTACAGAAGATGCACCGGTAAACAGTGTTGCCGGCATCGTATATCCTGCTACTACAGATGATATTGCATTTATCCAGTTTTCATCGGGTTCCACAGGTAATCCGAAAGGGGTAGTGCTGAAACACAGTAATCTGATCGCTAATATCTTTTCTGCGCTGCCTACTCACGACAATATAACAGACCGTCGTCTGAGCTGGATGCCGCTTACACACGATCTGGGGTTGATCTTCCTGCACCTGTATCCGATTGCCATTGGTGCGCAGCATTTCCTGATGCCAACGGACCTGTTTATCCGACATCCTTTGTTATGGCTGCAGAAAGTGTCGGAACACCGTGTCACTATAACCAGTTCGCCCAACTTTGGCTTTAAATATTACCTCGATAAATTTTCCGATGATAAAGCGGAAGGCCTTGACCTGTCCTGTTTACAGGTGATCCTCAACGCTGCAGAGCCTATCTCAGGTACACTATGCCGTACCTTCCTGAACACCTTATCAAAATACGGATTGATGCCTGCTGCGATGCGACCAGCCTATGGACTTGCTGAAAGTACCCTCATCGTTACTTTTGCTCCCGCCGGTGCATTGCTGGAAAGTGTTTTTGTCCGCAGGGAAGCCATCACGATAGGACGTTACATCTCTGAACCCGGTATGCTGGAACAGCAGCGTACTGCAGATAATATGGAGATCGTTAATGTAGGCAGGCAGATTGCCAATACCGATATTAAAATCACCGATGAAAAAGGAGAGATCCTACAGGAAGGTGGCATCGGTATTATATGGGTGTATGGGCCAAGTGTTACGCAGCGGTATTACAATAATGAAGCCGCCACTAATGCTGTTATTAAAGAAGGCTGGCTCAACACCGGTGATACCGGCTTTATGCTGAACGGCTGTTTGTATGCGGTAGGAAGAGTGAAGGATATCATTATTGTGAACGGGCAGAATGTTTATCCGCATGATATTGAACAGATGCTGGAAACGATGGATGGCATTGCAACCGGAAAGGTGCTGGCTTGTGGCGTGCCAAAGGAAGATGAATCATCCGAAGATATCGTAATATTTGTCTTGTACAAACTGGGCATAGAAAAGTTTGCACCGCTGGCAAAGTCCATCAAACATTTTGTTGCCACCAGACTCGGACTGGTAGTAAAACATGTGCTGCCTGTCCGTAAAATAGCTAAAACAACCAGCGGAAAGGTAAAACGTTATCTTTTTTCTGAAGAATACCGTCTGGGTGTTTATGATAAAGACATTGCAGCCTTAGCTGCAGTGAATGATAATAAAACAACAGCAGCAATAACTGATCAGACCCTTATTATCACCTTCCTCGTGAATATGTTAGGCGAGTCACTGAAAATAGCGCCGGCAAGCATCAATATTAATACCTCATTGATCTTACTGGGTGCTGATTCATTGGTGCTTACCAGTATGATAAAGCATATAGAGAGCGAATATGGACTGAGCCTTTCCATGAGAGAGTTGTTTGAAGAATTAGACACGGTTGCACAGATAGCAGATTATATTGCTGCTCATATAGCTATTACTGAGCCTGCACCAATACCAGATGCAGCGCCGGCAGTGGCCCGGGAAACTTCGTCAACTACTCCTGAAACATCTTTGTATCCAGCTGTTAACGGAAAGGCATCAGGCATCACTTCAGAGATCTTACAGCTGTTACAAAGTCAGGTTAATGTTATGGCGCAGCAACTGCAGTTGTTGATGATGCAGCAGCAACTGAGTGGTAGCGCACCGGTGACTGTCACCCCCGAACCGGTTCCCTCGCTTCCTGCTTCGGTAGAAGCATCCCATGGCAAATCTGTAAATGGTTTGCATGGGAAAATGAACGGTCAGTTGACTGATCCGGCACCTGCATCGTCGGTGCGCAGTGGAAAAGCGGCGGCGGCCGGTATTGGCCGGCAGCCTGTACCTGCCAACATTCCCTTGTCGTCTAATCAGGAGCGTTTGTGGTTTATAGATCAACTGGAAGGCAGCGTACAATATAACCTCCCGGTTGTACTAAGACTGAAAGGCAATCTGGACAACACTGCCCTGTTACATGCGCTGGAGCAGATTGTGGGTCGTCATGAAGTGCTGCGTACTGTCATAGAACAAGCCGATGGGCAGCCGTATCAGCGTATTCCGGACAACTACCAGTGGCAGATGACCACTATCGATGATCCGTTGCTGAAAGCTGATCCTGCCAGACTGCAGGCATTTATATCCGGGTTTATATATACCCCTTTTAATCTGGCTAAGGATAACCTGCTCCGCGCATCGCTTATCCGTATCACTGATATGGAATATGTGTTGGTGCTGGCGATACATCACATCGTATTCGATGGCTGGTCGGCAGGTGTATTGTTCAATGAACTCACCGTTTTATACAATTCATACGGGGAAAACCGCACTGCGCCCTTGCCATCGCTGAGTATACAATATAAGGATTATGCTATCTGGCAACATCATTACCTGAAAGGAGCGCTACTGAATGAAAAAGAAGCTTACTGGAAAAACAGACTGAAAGGAGCAACACCACTGCTGCTGCCAACGGACTTTGAACGGCCTTTAAATAGAAGCACCCGTGGTGCGGCAACTGAATTACAGATAGATAAAACATTGTCTGCCCAGATACGGGAATTATCCCGCCAGCAGGGAGTGACGCTGTCCACCACGTTGCTCGCGGCCTACAAGGTATTATTGTCCCGCTATAGTGGTCTGGAAGACATCGTAGTGGCATGTGCCATCGCCGGAAGAACAGAACGGGAAGTAGAGCCATTGTTAGGCTTCTTTGCCAATACACTGGTACTTCGCTCAGACCTGAGCGGCAGTCCCTCATTCAGTGAACTGTTAAAAAGAGTCAGCAGTACACTCCTGGATGCTCATGAGTATCAGGATGTACCTTTAAATAAAGTAACAGAGGCAGGTGCCGGCAGCGGGAACAGGGGCGATAATCCATTGCTCCATGTGATGTTTTCGGTGCAGAATATACCCAGTGCCGCTGATATCCGTCTCGGGGATGTGCAGGTGGACTACGAACCGGTGGTACGTCAAACCAGCATCGCTGATATTACCCTTACTACGCAGGAGTTTCCTGATGGTATATCCTTAATGGTGGAATATTCCACGGACCTTTTCCGGGAGGCTACTATCCGGCAGATGGTACAGCATTACGTGGCCATACTCAGTGAGGTGGTGAGCCAGCCATCTTTGCCGCTACATGAAATTAAGCTTTTGAGTGAAACAGAGCAAACGCAGCAGCTGCAGTCCTTCAATGCCACATACCATGATTATCCGGCACATAAAACCGTAGTGGAATTATTTGAATCCCAGGTACTGGCTACTCCGAACGCAATTGCCGTTTCCTTCAATGGAAAACAGCTCACTTACCACTCACTCAATGAGCAGGCCAATCAGGTAGCACATTACTTGCTGGCAGAAGGTATAAAGCCCGGAGATAAAGTGGGACTGTTGTCTTATCGTGGCCTTGAGATGATCGTGGCTATCTGGGGCGTTCTTAAAGCCGGTGCTGCCTATGTTCCTTTCCATACCGGCTACCCGGGTGCCCGTATCCGTATGATGATAGAGGATGCCGGTATTTCAAAAGTCCTGTTTACAGACAACACACTCTTTGAAGCTATGGGCTTGCTGGCGGCTGAAGGCATTGATATCGCCGGTGCAAAAGGTTTTGCTACAGCGGCTACTGGCATTAAAGCCAATCCTGATGCTTTGGTAAATATCATGTACACTTCCGGTACAACCGGCCGTCCTAAAGGAATTGCCGTCAATCATAAAAATATCACGAAGCTGGTATTTGA is part of the Chitinophaga flava genome and encodes:
- a CDS encoding helix-turn-helix domain-containing protein, coding for MTENNNYINYSCHLTAFREGEQFVLHHSLLMIISGEMELNDGTERRVLGKGDVCLVRKNHLLKFVKNPTENEEFKSLSMQFDEELLKQVSAQEGFQLEEKLKTPAFIDLSGVQHLRYFMESLLQYQELLENKAPQLLELKQREALMLLFVHRQDLKSVLFDFSEPHKINLEEFMQKNYHFNVRLERFAYLTGRSLATFKRDFQKIFQASPRSWLQQRRLQEAYFLITQKRQRPNDIYLDLGFEDLSHFSFAFKKLFGQSPSELLKA